AATCAGATCTAAGATCGCCAGCCAACTagaaaccaaaaccaaaatcaaaatcaaaatcaaaatcaaactcgAGATCGAGATCGAGATCGAAACACCGAGAAAAGGTTTCAGAATCAtggaagaagaacagaaaccAAAGTGATCCTATTCAGTTTTGATTGTTATCACTCACAATCAAACAACAGGAAACCAGAAGAGTAGAAACCGTGTCCTGAAGGGGCCTTCTTTCAGCAATAGTTTCAAAAAAAGATTCGAGTTCGTGTCTCTTTTTAAAAGGATGTCTTATTCTAACCACTCTTGTTCCGTGTCCGTGTTCGTGTCCTTAAAAGAGATAAGATAGCTTTAGTGGATCAAAAGAAGACTCCCCTGCCATTTTTGTATAAGTATATCACACCATTCCTAACAGCCACATACAGAAGGATCTAGATCACACAAAACCCACCTGTTTCTATTACTatgggaagaagaagggagCTAACCTTGATGTTCTTGCTGTTTTGTTCTACCATACCAGCCATTTCATCTGCTCTCCAACAACAAATCCTCCCAACAGGTAACTATCCTTTCCAATCTCTCAACTAAGATTCAATTCACACAATTCTTCACAATTCTTCTCTTTATGTTCATATCCTTTCGatcaaaattcattttttagtgTATCGTTCTAAATACTATTCAATGAGTTCATCACAATATGGCTGTCGTAATAACCGTCAAGATATAATACCTATCTGACACATTGTGACAACCTAAACTAAAAAGATCATAAGTTTgtctttattctcttttctttagaGGTGTAAAGGAAGCTATCTGAACGACTACGAGAGGAAAAGGTAAATCTAAAATACTAAGATAGTTAAAGGTTAAATCGTTCCTAAGGTTAAGCTTAGTTTAGGTTAAAGTTGGGTAAATGTAAATAGTAAGATAGTTAAAAGGTTATATCATTCCTAAGGTTAAAGCTTAGTTGAGTTTAAGTTAGGATAACTTAAATTATATCCATGTTTTTAACACTAATCAACATCAAAGTGTAAAGTATATACGACAAAGTTGAATAATGAGACcgacaataaaataaagtgtGCATTCCATAAAATGTGTGTATAAACGACAAATTTGCACAATTGCAGATGTGTTGAGAATAGTAATgtggaaaaggaaagaataaaagGTAAATAGAAGAATATAGACGAGTGAGGAGTGCAAGTTATCATGTCTTTTATAAtgtcaaatgaaaataaatatataaataaaataaagtttaaatggAGGGCCATAACAATGTATGACTTTTCCACTAACTTTAACTTTTGGGAGttaatatttcaaatcaaatcaaaggcTAGATGCTGCTAGTGACTAAAGTGATCAAATAATCAACTAATCCAACTAGTAAGATATtcataatttctaatttattattttaattaaatggtaATATTAAATAGAAACAAAGGGATCAAATGATTAAggtttcatttatattatgatatatatgatgcttatatatatatatgtttggttgcaaaaattttaagtttttttaaagttcaaaactTGTGAAATAAGCCCTTCCCATTCCTactttttattgtatttaattagAGATTATATCCACTTGTATTAAAAACCTCCAACTGGGTTAGAGAAGGATTAGAAAGGAGTTGGAAAAGAGAGTTAAAAAGagtctattttttaaaaaaatatgttcaaAATTCATTTCACTAATGATGATTTTTACCttcaaaatgtttattttatgtgAAATATCAGATAATTAAGCTTAAAATTACCACTAAATTCATTTCACgtagtttaaattaaaatgggatttaaatcaaatacaaGATTAGAAACTTATAAAGTGGGAATTTTTGGTGCCTCACTAGTGCATGCCATGAATAGAATATTCCTACACACTTCCCACGAAGAAATAATGGGTCACCAAAAGAAAACTTACCACTAAATTCCTACGGTCAGTGTGTATTCTGTTGTGTGCGCTTCTTTTTTCAGTAACATTTGCTAAgctttaagaaatgaaattcatTATACCCCCATTCCTAAACCATTTTCTATATGTATGCAGAGTCAAATTACCACCAGAAAACTAATGCAGAAAAACATGGCAAGGATGGTGTCACTAACCGGATTAGCAGCATATACAGTGCAAGGGCAATCACCGTTTCACAAGGGATTGGTCATGGAAGTGCCGCCGGTGGCGGAGAAAATGGTGGTGGCGGTAGACCTCAAGCAGGAGGTGGAGGTGCGGCCGTAATCCCTGTTTATGCCGCTGGTTCGGCACAAGCACATCATCGCCAAGGTCGAACGCGCAATGCAGGAAATCACTATGAAAACAACATGGGGCTTCTGGTAGCTTCAGTTTTGGCCGCCATTGCTCATCTCCATTTAGTTTTCTGATATCAAGGATGCTTCCATACAAGAACATTGTTAAATCTGTTGATTGAGGTGTGTGCTTCATCTTTCTTGTTGGATCTTTCTTTCCTGTTAAGGTCAAGAAAAGTGCATAATAATTGGCTTGCAAATGATTGTATATACAGAAACAGAACCTCATAAactctttctttgtttgataacTGTTGTATTGTACAGAGACAGTAGCCTTTTAATTGCGTCAATTACATGATTTCTGACTGGAAATGCAACAAAATTCTACATTTGCTAGAtattcaaa
This genomic window from Cucurbita pepo subsp. pepo cultivar mu-cu-16 chromosome LG01, ASM280686v2, whole genome shotgun sequence contains:
- the LOC111780932 gene encoding glycine-rich RNA-binding protein GRP1A-like, giving the protein MGRRRELTLMFLLFCSTIPAISSALQQQILPTESNYHQKTNAEKHGKDGVTNRISSIYSARAITVSQGIGHGSAAGGGENGGGGRPQAGGGGAAVIPVYAAGSAQAHHRQGRTRNAGNHYENNMGLLVASVLAAIAHLHLVF